From the genome of Rarobacter incanus, one region includes:
- a CDS encoding glutamate--cysteine ligase, with product MSAIPFASSPRSSVGVEWELALVDQDSGDLRQVAPIVLDRISPDGSQHPNVRQELLLNTIEIVSNARQTVGQAGEDLRRNAELVQEILDPMRVEFMSAGTHPFARWDQQKVSDKDRYATLIDRTQWWGRQMLIYGVHVHVGIEDRDKVMPIARGMLPYFAHLQSLAASSPFWGGQDTGYASNRALLFQQLPTAGLGYQLETWSDLENYVADMLHTGVIDHFDEIRWDIRPSPRFGTLEMRICDGISNLGELLAVAALTHCLVEYLSEQLDRGRDLPTLPPWFAQENKWRSARYGMDAIIITNRAGDEELITDSLRSLLRDLEPVADRLGCAAELAGVHRIIEAGASYQRQRVVARESEGRLDAVVLSLVREFRAQTFG from the coding sequence GTGAGCGCCATACCCTTTGCTTCATCGCCGCGATCTTCCGTCGGGGTCGAATGGGAATTGGCGCTGGTGGACCAGGATTCCGGCGACTTGCGGCAGGTCGCGCCGATCGTGCTCGACCGCATTAGCCCCGACGGCTCCCAACATCCCAATGTCCGCCAGGAGCTTTTGCTCAACACGATCGAAATCGTTTCCAACGCGCGCCAAACAGTCGGGCAGGCCGGGGAGGATTTGCGGCGCAACGCCGAACTGGTCCAAGAAATACTCGACCCGATGCGGGTGGAATTCATGTCCGCCGGCACGCACCCCTTTGCCCGGTGGGATCAGCAAAAGGTGTCCGACAAGGATCGTTACGCCACGCTGATCGACCGCACGCAGTGGTGGGGCCGGCAGATGTTGATCTACGGGGTTCATGTCCATGTGGGAATCGAGGATCGTGACAAGGTTATGCCGATTGCGCGCGGCATGCTGCCCTACTTCGCGCACCTGCAATCTCTTGCCGCGTCGTCGCCATTTTGGGGCGGGCAGGACACCGGTTACGCGTCGAATCGCGCCTTGCTGTTCCAGCAGCTGCCGACCGCGGGCCTTGGGTATCAGCTCGAAACCTGGTCCGATTTGGAAAACTACGTCGCAGACATGCTCCACACCGGCGTCATCGATCACTTTGATGAAATCCGTTGGGACATTCGCCCCTCGCCCCGCTTCGGGACCCTGGAAATGCGCATTTGCGATGGCATATCCAACCTCGGCGAGCTCCTTGCGGTGGCCGCGCTCACACACTGCTTGGTCGAATACCTTTCCGAACAGTTAGACCGGGGCCGCGATTTGCCGACGCTTCCACCGTGGTTTGCTCAGGAGAACAAGTGGCGCTCGGCGCGGTACGGAATGGATGCCATCATCATCACAAATCGGGCGGGCGACGAAGAACTAATCACGGATTCGCTACGCTCCCTTCTGCGCGATTTGGAGCCCGTGGCCGACCGGCTGGGTTGCGCCGCCGAGTTGGCTGGCGTGCATCGCATCATCGAGGCGGGTGCCAGCTACCAGCGCCAGCGCGTCGTTGCGCGCGAGAGCGAGGGCAGGCTCGATGCGGTGGTTCTGTCGCTGGTTCGCGAGTTTCGCGCCCAGACCTTCGGGTGA
- a CDS encoding glycosyl hydrolase, whose amino-acid sequence MNGTKRTISRVVAMAAAAATCLATAGLSLAPAASAGIVNAGNGSYTTENVGQVPGAACNQDNLRAYLSTDAPNKPVPTNDWWTSLVFKFSDASGTQKCSQNHALSALPVQYSIEDGYLSSQYDGDSDIPGVHIAYSPLTTVASVTGKGANDQSFHQYMSKGMVVAQVEGMTAASSFSTNNPAITVTDWSDWTVSTRLRDPNGKTLDATIGEGMPLSWYQASGGNARLRINTWSSEMTYVTGGNTTADPSGASLVVFARTSTAGNTNPNGYYYAAYAPPGATWTRTFGDWGGWQNLTATSGGYFAVAALPIESTGSAQDAWNLARQYQPYAYSPVTNTRADYSYDDSLGTVTTTYSATAQPIANAPTGSLPGTVMALLPHQWRKYAGTADSSFNISQAPTYSSPRGPMKTLIGITSFTTRDTFSGVLTEVPGVATAVAGSNERNRLNSELDSYLAGTSLAHALRDNDTPTYGVGKALGRTARIVEVADQLGRTDVRDKALADIRETLTDWFTAAPGKNSQVLRYTDKWKSLIGYPTDFYADTELNDHHFHYGYYVVAAAVLARFDPTWVSQYGEMVEMMIRDVNSPSRTDSMFPYLRYFDVYAGHDYAAGPGAYDAGNNQESSSEAMNFTYGMMMWGQVTGNKSYRDAGVYMYTTQAAAINEYWFNDSGTALPKGYNDQIVPVVWTNGGTGGLFFGNGQRAYKYGINTLPVTGGFLYLTTSSVSRNYAALQAAPRLSGENLNEWADIHLSALALADGATALSRLDSLGAYSNGATGSVYTNESGSTRAHTYHWIANLTRLGTVDRTVTANYPFATAFTKNDARTYVVSNTSSREITVTFSDCTAVVVAAGRTGVFGAAAGGLSAGLGSAAGGTGLAVGSIRDECRAPSTPGGDGDGSGSGTGGGGDTGGSTGGGSGTGGNTGSTGGNTGGTGGSGTGGSTSGGNTGGGNEAGSGGATSANESGKGAGDSSTAKSRKAVKQRARISSVKIVKGKAGKSKRLRKAIRKRHSAKIRVRVTSKAVRDLRGTVVLTVKGHRIGKAKVKRYGKRWQATVKVKAAKNRWRGVVKVRYAMRTGAATATKTSVKVM is encoded by the coding sequence GTGAACGGCACCAAACGCACCATTTCCCGCGTTGTTGCGATGGCCGCAGCGGCCGCAACCTGTCTCGCAACGGCGGGACTGTCGTTAGCACCCGCGGCAAGCGCCGGGATCGTCAATGCGGGCAATGGCTCATACACCACCGAGAATGTCGGACAGGTGCCGGGCGCGGCCTGCAACCAGGACAACCTGCGCGCGTATCTTTCCACCGACGCCCCGAATAAGCCCGTGCCGACCAACGACTGGTGGACATCGCTGGTGTTCAAATTCTCGGATGCCTCCGGAACCCAAAAGTGCTCGCAAAACCACGCCCTTAGCGCCCTGCCGGTCCAATACTCAATCGAGGACGGATACCTATCGAGCCAGTATGACGGCGACTCGGACATCCCCGGCGTGCATATCGCCTACAGCCCCCTAACCACCGTTGCGAGCGTGACGGGTAAAGGCGCCAACGACCAAAGCTTCCACCAGTACATGTCCAAGGGAATGGTCGTGGCGCAAGTCGAAGGGATGACTGCGGCCTCGTCCTTCTCAACTAACAACCCGGCTATCACGGTCACTGACTGGTCCGACTGGACCGTATCAACGCGCCTGCGCGACCCCAACGGCAAAACCCTCGACGCAACCATAGGCGAGGGCATGCCGCTGTCCTGGTACCAGGCTTCTGGCGGCAATGCGCGACTCCGCATAAACACGTGGTCAAGCGAGATGACCTACGTCACAGGCGGAAACACAACCGCGGACCCGTCGGGGGCCAGCTTGGTCGTGTTCGCCCGCACCTCGACCGCGGGAAATACCAATCCCAATGGCTATTATTACGCCGCATACGCGCCCCCCGGCGCGACCTGGACACGCACCTTCGGCGACTGGGGAGGATGGCAAAACCTCACCGCCACCTCCGGTGGCTACTTCGCCGTCGCAGCCCTGCCGATCGAATCGACAGGCTCCGCGCAGGACGCGTGGAATCTCGCCCGGCAGTATCAGCCCTACGCGTATTCCCCCGTCACGAACACCCGCGCCGACTACTCCTACGACGATTCGCTCGGCACCGTGACAACGACGTACTCAGCGACCGCGCAGCCGATCGCGAACGCGCCGACCGGGTCGCTTCCGGGAACCGTGATGGCGCTGCTTCCGCATCAGTGGCGCAAGTACGCGGGGACGGCGGACTCGTCCTTCAATATCTCCCAAGCCCCCACCTACTCCTCACCGCGCGGACCCATGAAAACCCTCATCGGGATTACCAGCTTCACCACCCGGGACACGTTTAGCGGCGTGCTCACCGAGGTTCCGGGGGTTGCAACCGCAGTGGCCGGATCGAATGAACGCAATCGGTTGAACAGCGAGCTTGACTCCTACCTGGCGGGAACGAGCCTGGCGCACGCGCTGCGGGACAACGACACTCCCACCTATGGCGTGGGCAAAGCCCTGGGGCGTACCGCGCGAATCGTGGAGGTTGCCGACCAGCTGGGGCGCACCGATGTGCGCGACAAGGCGCTTGCCGATATTCGCGAAACACTCACGGACTGGTTTACTGCGGCCCCGGGAAAGAACAGCCAGGTACTGCGATACACCGATAAATGGAAGTCCTTGATCGGTTACCCGACGGACTTTTATGCAGACACCGAGCTGAATGACCACCACTTCCACTATGGCTACTACGTGGTCGCGGCGGCCGTCCTGGCGCGGTTCGACCCGACCTGGGTTTCGCAATACGGCGAGATGGTCGAGATGATGATCAGGGACGTCAATTCGCCCTCGCGCACGGACTCGATGTTCCCCTACCTGCGCTACTTCGACGTGTATGCGGGCCACGACTACGCGGCCGGGCCGGGAGCCTACGACGCCGGCAACAACCAAGAGTCGTCATCGGAGGCGATGAACTTCACCTACGGCATGATGATGTGGGGACAGGTCACCGGCAACAAGAGTTACCGTGACGCCGGGGTGTACATGTACACAACCCAGGCCGCCGCCATCAACGAATACTGGTTCAACGACTCGGGGACCGCACTACCAAAGGGCTACAACGACCAGATCGTCCCGGTTGTGTGGACCAACGGCGGCACCGGCGGGCTGTTCTTCGGCAACGGCCAGCGCGCGTACAAATACGGGATCAACACCCTGCCGGTCACGGGCGGGTTCCTGTACCTCACCACGTCCTCGGTGTCGCGCAATTACGCGGCACTCCAAGCGGCCCCGCGATTGAGCGGCGAAAACCTGAACGAATGGGCGGATATTCACCTCTCGGCGCTCGCACTGGCGGATGGCGCCACCGCGCTCAGCAGACTCGACTCCCTTGGCGCGTATTCCAACGGAGCGACCGGGAGCGTGTACACCAACGAATCCGGATCTACACGCGCGCATACCTATCACTGGATCGCTAACCTGACCCGGCTCGGAACTGTTGACCGGACGGTGACCGCAAACTATCCGTTCGCGACCGCGTTCACGAAGAATGATGCACGGACCTACGTCGTATCGAATACGTCCTCGCGGGAAATCACCGTGACGTTCTCTGATTGCACTGCGGTCGTCGTCGCAGCCGGGCGGACCGGAGTCTTTGGAGCGGCGGCAGGCGGGTTGTCGGCGGGGTTGGGGTCCGCTGCCGGTGGCACGGGGCTTGCGGTGGGGTCTATTAGGGACGAGTGCCGCGCCCCCTCCACGCCCGGAGGCGATGGAGATGGCAGTGGGAGCGGGACAGGTGGAGGCGGCGACACCGGTGGAAGCACCGGCGGCGGCAGTGGGACCGGCGGAAACACCGGCAGCACCGGCGGAAACACCGGGGGCACCGGCGGCAGTGGGACCGGCGGCAGCACCAGCGGCGGAAACACCGGCGGCGGCAACGAGGCAGGCTCCGGAGGCGCTACCTCCGCTAACGAAAGCGGTAAAGGCGCTGGAGATAGCTCCACAGCCAAGTCACGGAAGGCGGTGAAACAGCGCGCGCGGATCTCGTCCGTGAAAATCGTCAAAGGCAAGGCCGGAAAATCGAAGCGGTTGCGCAAAGCGATTCGTAAGCGGCACTCGGCGAAAATCCGGGTGCGCGTCACCTCCAAGGCGGTTCGCGACCTGCGGGGCACAGTCGTGCTCACCGTCAAGGGGCACCGAATCGGCAAAGCGAAGGTGAAGCGGTACGGCAAGCGCTGGCAAGCCACCGTCAAGGTGAAGGCGGCGAAGAACCGCTGGCGCGGCGTGGTCAAGGTCCGATACGCGATGCGAACAGGTGCCGCGACCGCCACCAAAACGAGCGTCAAGGTCATGTGA
- a CDS encoding THUMP-like domain-containing protein codes for MELETATALTRPATLQIVEDMQSWPTTDPLRIADRLGKLGLAPDLVAALQTQRSLRASLRPKIGDLASDFLGTTAGAEQATRWPIAQLRAQQMRAMGAHSVADLCCGLGVDALALAGTGMRVTAYELDEATAHLASHNLRRTGATVITGDGLRADLAGADAIFADPARRTSGGNRIHDPREYSPSLDAVWALRRQVQIMAVKVAPAIRHSSIPADARPQWTSLDGDLVETCLWWEAAGASHHDSVPRHTATIAATSPRGDANGTAAAVHIAGIPDGSYGAPTVGLATDPDAPGAYIAEPDAAIIRSHLVGTWLAQAAASSEIPRPALVAPGIAYVASVAPLPLAKNYRILETLPFHIKKLGGYLRARGVGSVTIKKRGVEVTPELVRKQLRLRGDDHATLIVTRVAGHHRALVVEPVEGNHP; via the coding sequence ATGGAGCTTGAGACAGCAACTGCGCTCACTCGGCCGGCCACCTTGCAGATCGTTGAAGACATGCAATCCTGGCCGACCACGGACCCACTGCGGATCGCGGACCGCCTGGGCAAGCTCGGCCTAGCGCCGGACCTGGTTGCCGCTCTCCAGACCCAGCGCTCCTTGCGCGCGAGCCTGCGCCCCAAGATCGGGGACCTTGCCTCCGACTTCCTCGGCACGACCGCGGGCGCGGAGCAGGCCACCCGGTGGCCAATCGCGCAGTTGCGAGCCCAGCAGATGCGGGCAATGGGGGCGCACAGCGTCGCCGATCTTTGTTGCGGGCTGGGGGTTGACGCGCTCGCGCTTGCAGGCACCGGAATGCGCGTTACCGCTTATGAATTGGACGAGGCCACCGCCCACCTGGCCAGCCACAACCTTCGGCGAACCGGCGCGACGGTGATCACCGGTGACGGGTTGCGCGCCGACCTAGCGGGGGCGGACGCCATCTTTGCCGACCCGGCGCGCCGCACGTCGGGCGGCAACCGCATCCACGATCCGCGCGAATACTCGCCATCCTTGGATGCAGTGTGGGCCCTGCGCCGCCAGGTGCAAATCATGGCCGTCAAGGTCGCCCCAGCGATCAGGCACTCGTCCATACCCGCCGACGCCAGACCCCAGTGGACCTCGCTCGACGGCGACCTGGTCGAAACGTGCCTGTGGTGGGAAGCCGCTGGCGCATCCCATCACGACTCCGTGCCGCGCCACACCGCAACCATCGCCGCCACGTCCCCGCGCGGCGATGCGAACGGCACTGCCGCGGCCGTGCACATCGCCGGGATCCCCGATGGCAGCTACGGCGCCCCCACGGTGGGCCTGGCCACCGACCCCGACGCCCCCGGGGCGTACATCGCCGAGCCCGATGCGGCGATAATTCGTTCCCATCTGGTGGGGACGTGGCTCGCGCAGGCGGCGGCCTCGTCGGAAATTCCCCGACCCGCCCTGGTGGCACCCGGGATCGCCTATGTGGCAAGCGTCGCCCCATTGCCCTTGGCCAAGAACTACCGGATCCTCGAAACGCTACCGTTTCACATCAAGAAACTCGGTGGATATCTGCGCGCGCGCGGCGTAGGTTCGGTGACAATTAAGAAACGCGGCGTCGAGGTGACGCCGGAGCTTGTGCGCAAACAATTACGACTGCGCGGAGACGATCACGCGACACTCATCGTCACTCGCGTCGCCGGGCACCATCGCGCATTGGTTGTCGAGCCTGTCGAAGGGAACCACCCGTGA
- a CDS encoding glycosyl hydrolase: MHPSPGQSGHFASWGSRTSAAIAAAALVVGALVAAAPAASAASAASVVKPDAQGQGAYVNGKVGAEPGELSEYCTSAPKQAYQRNGSNGSSQPALIASSAANKPVPTNDWWSSLVFRHWHLEATWTGCDLGQPLYAQPAAYSWHNRGLGMTYTNKVSSAVNFGGLTNFTGQGYQYMSPAWDGHDLYAGVAGSASNKFQEFNGSTLQVEDWTDWTVQTSLTGGSQQIRSIIGHGLPIAWFQAVGGAARIQTTGSTQASGTGTDTLTLAVNGRTYVAWAPYGSTWQGSGSNVFAAESGWYAIAIVPDGASASQVATGWKQYAYSPVTGTRVDYTYDQAAGTLKAHYGVTVSRKAGNGSTDSTVMALYPHQEQYRSDGTVSSNPQTYTSARGAMTVLTGTGFTTSTPFYGVLTEMPGVTTLPGGADHDQLMRYLDMTEDNPTNAGANEDRYGNASYWTGKGLGRAARVAEVADQAGDTVARSKALAKIKSTLTEWFTPSSGSDSDKVFAYSSAYGTLLAYPAGPGGTDQYGTLTRMNDHHFHYAYFIEAAATLARFDPAWAKQYGAMVDLLIRDVASSDRNDSMFPYLRTFDIYAGHSWASGDGGFSTGVNQESSAEAMNLAQAMVLWGEVTGKQSIRDTGIYLYTTEAAAISRYWFNSGGDFPPGTYSKNYASMVWSSGAQYSLWFPDKGAETFYGINMLPVTGGSLYLGYNRQVAARTWNEYQGQQANPKYWHDIMYSYRALSDPADALSKFKAADGNGTFGEDTGGSHAHSFNWIAGLNALGAVDTSVVANYPLAATFTKNGNHNYVVTNASSQAITVTFTNVSTGAVVATVTAPAGTSATSVAGAAPKITGAATGGAGISIPAPPIDPSDPTDPGTPTDPTDPTDPTDPTDPTDPTDPTDPTDPTDPTDPGGDTGGGTTDPGDTGGGTTTPGGGTTTPGDGTTTNPGSDQGTITIKVPAGQVKTTKTARSVRLKKAKIVKGQRSKRTIRVKKAARIKIVLAGTRGVPLTGKIQLKVGKKIIGKAKLKRSKNVAIATVSIKKAKNKYRGKITVRFAGSKAYAPASLATGLRAVAK, from the coding sequence GTGCACCCATCGCCAGGACAATCCGGACACTTTGCAAGCTGGGGATCAAGGACGAGCGCCGCCATCGCCGCCGCCGCCCTTGTGGTCGGGGCATTAGTCGCCGCTGCGCCCGCCGCGAGCGCCGCGAGCGCCGCGAGCGTCGTAAAACCCGACGCGCAGGGGCAGGGGGCCTACGTCAACGGTAAGGTCGGCGCCGAGCCGGGCGAGCTGAGCGAGTACTGCACATCCGCGCCAAAGCAGGCGTACCAGCGCAACGGGTCCAACGGGTCCTCGCAGCCCGCCCTGATCGCGTCGTCAGCAGCGAACAAGCCCGTGCCGACGAACGACTGGTGGAGCTCGCTGGTCTTCCGGCATTGGCATTTGGAGGCCACGTGGACCGGATGCGATCTGGGGCAGCCGCTCTATGCGCAGCCGGCGGCCTACAGCTGGCACAACCGCGGGCTCGGCATGACGTACACCAACAAGGTGAGCAGCGCGGTGAATTTTGGCGGCCTCACCAACTTCACCGGTCAGGGTTACCAGTACATGAGTCCCGCCTGGGACGGGCACGATCTCTATGCGGGGGTCGCCGGCAGCGCTTCCAACAAGTTCCAGGAATTCAACGGCTCCACCCTGCAGGTCGAGGACTGGACCGACTGGACGGTGCAGACCTCCCTGACCGGCGGCAGCCAGCAAATTAGGTCGATCATCGGGCACGGCCTGCCGATCGCCTGGTTCCAGGCTGTGGGCGGCGCGGCGCGGATACAGACCACCGGTTCTACGCAGGCATCCGGCACCGGGACCGACACGCTGACGCTTGCGGTCAACGGGCGCACCTATGTGGCCTGGGCGCCCTACGGCTCCACCTGGCAAGGCTCCGGGTCGAACGTGTTCGCCGCCGAATCGGGGTGGTACGCGATCGCGATCGTCCCCGATGGCGCCTCCGCCTCGCAAGTCGCCACCGGGTGGAAGCAGTACGCCTACTCCCCCGTGACCGGGACCCGGGTCGACTACACCTACGACCAGGCTGCCGGGACGCTGAAAGCCCATTATGGCGTCACGGTTAGCCGCAAGGCGGGCAACGGGTCAACCGATTCGACCGTCATGGCGTTGTACCCCCACCAGGAGCAATACCGATCGGACGGCACGGTCAGCTCGAACCCGCAGACGTACACGTCCGCGCGCGGCGCCATGACGGTACTTACCGGCACAGGCTTCACCACAAGCACACCGTTCTACGGGGTCCTGACCGAGATGCCCGGCGTCACCACGCTTCCCGGCGGCGCCGACCACGATCAGCTGATGCGCTACCTCGACATGACGGAGGACAATCCCACCAATGCCGGCGCCAATGAGGACCGCTACGGCAATGCTTCTTACTGGACGGGCAAGGGCTTGGGGCGGGCCGCCCGCGTTGCCGAGGTTGCCGACCAGGCTGGCGATACCGTGGCCCGCTCCAAGGCGCTGGCGAAAATCAAGTCGACGCTCACCGAGTGGTTCACGCCGTCCTCCGGATCAGACAGCGACAAGGTGTTCGCCTACTCAAGCGCGTACGGCACGCTCCTGGCATACCCGGCGGGCCCCGGAGGCACGGATCAATACGGGACGCTGACTCGGATGAACGACCACCACTTCCACTACGCCTATTTCATCGAGGCAGCAGCAACGCTCGCGCGCTTCGACCCCGCATGGGCAAAGCAGTACGGCGCGATGGTGGACCTGCTGATTCGCGACGTGGCTTCCTCCGACAGGAACGATTCGATGTTCCCGTACCTGCGGACGTTCGACATCTACGCCGGGCATTCCTGGGCGTCCGGCGATGGCGGGTTCTCCACGGGAGTCAACCAGGAATCGAGCGCCGAAGCCATGAATCTGGCGCAGGCCATGGTTTTGTGGGGCGAGGTCACCGGGAAGCAGTCGATACGCGATACCGGCATCTACCTCTATACGACGGAAGCCGCAGCTATTTCGCGCTACTGGTTCAATTCCGGTGGGGACTTCCCGCCCGGCACCTACTCCAAGAACTACGCGTCGATGGTGTGGTCTTCCGGGGCCCAGTATTCGCTGTGGTTCCCAGATAAGGGCGCGGAAACGTTCTACGGGATCAACATGCTGCCCGTCACGGGCGGCTCCCTGTACTTGGGCTATAACCGCCAGGTTGCGGCGCGCACGTGGAACGAATATCAAGGCCAGCAGGCAAACCCCAAATACTGGCACGACATCATGTATTCCTACCGCGCCCTATCCGATCCCGCGGATGCGCTGTCGAAATTCAAGGCGGCGGACGGCAACGGCACGTTCGGCGAGGACACCGGCGGATCGCACGCGCACAGTTTCAACTGGATCGCGGGGCTGAACGCGCTCGGTGCGGTCGATACCTCCGTCGTCGCCAACTATCCCCTCGCTGCCACGTTCACGAAGAACGGCAACCACAATTACGTGGTCACGAACGCCTCCAGCCAGGCGATCACGGTGACGTTCACGAACGTCTCGACCGGCGCTGTCGTGGCGACGGTCACAGCGCCCGCGGGTACGTCGGCCACGTCGGTGGCCGGCGCCGCTCCCAAGATCACCGGCGCGGCAACCGGCGGCGCGGGAATCTCGATCCCCGCGCCGCCCATCGATCCGAGCGACCCCACCGACCCGGGCACGCCCACCGACCCCACCGACCCCACCGACCCCACCGACCCCACCGACCCCACCGACCCCACCGACCCCACCGACCCCACCGACCCCACCGACCCCACCGACCCGGGCGGAGACACCGGCGGGGGCACGACGGATCCCGGAGACACCGGCGGCGGCACAACCACACCCGGCGGCGGCACAACCACACCCGGCGACGGCACAACCACGAACCCGGGGTCGGACCAGGGAACGATCACGATCAAGGTTCCGGCCGGGCAGGTCAAGACGACCAAGACGGCAAGATCCGTGCGGCTCAAGAAGGCAAAGATCGTGAAGGGTCAGCGATCGAAAAGAACGATTCGCGTGAAGAAGGCCGCCCGGATCAAGATCGTGCTCGCGGGCACGCGCGGCGTTCCCCTCACCGGCAAGATCCAACTCAAAGTGGGCAAGAAGATCATCGGTAAGGCGAAGCTGAAGCGATCCAAGAATGTTGCGATCGCGACGGTTTCCATCAAGAAAGCAAAGAACAAATACCGCGGCAAGATCACCGTACGATTCGCCGGGTCGAAAGCGTATGCGCCTGCGTCTTTGGCAACCGGCCTACGCGCCGTAGCCAAGTAG